ATAGGTTTTCCATCTGTTGGTTATGGCCATGATTCGTCGCCTTTGATTCCTTTCTTGTTGTCGCACTCTCTCGAGTGAATTATTCGCTTTAGAGAGTGCGTAGTATTGTTAATCGCTTTTAGCTTTTGCCTGCTTCTGGATTACCAATTACAATGGTTCCGCTTGATAGGGCAGGGATATCTGGTGTTGGTGCTTGGTAACCGGCTTCTCCTTCTACACCACTTCCTGAGGATCCCGTTACAGCATTTTGAGCGGTTAAGTAAACGGAAGATGTGATTGTCGATTCTGAAAGACTTCCGCTGGTCGTATTTCCTGTTGCGATAATTTGATTTGTATCAGCATTTTCTGGATCTGGGCAGCTAAAAGTGAAATACCTTGTGTCTGCTGGACATGGGATGCTTCCAGTTCCAATAGCAGAATTTGCAGCTGACAAGCCGCCCTCTTGGTATGCGGCATAAATCTGTTTTAAATAGGAGCTAGATACACTTTTGGCTTCGGTGGCTTTGGCTTTATCTGTTTGGCTTAAGAAGTTCGGAAGTGCAACAGCAGACAAAATCCCAACAATCACAATCACGATCATCAGCTCCACCAAGGTGAAGCCCTTTTCGAGAAGATTGCGGCTTTTCTTGCGGTTGATCAGGGCCAATTGCATGCGGCTATTCAGTGGATTCATGATGTTTAGTTTGTTTGTTGTTTCTTCGGCACGTTTTGTGCTCTCCTATTCATCGTCTCTTTTATGAATGGCCAGTAGCCGAGAAAACAGCTAGAGCTCTCTAAGAACGTTCTTATGGTTCTGGCTTCATCGCGGAAACATCTGTTTTTACCGTCCCTGCGGATTGGCTTGCAGTCCGCTGCTCTGCTCTCCGTGATCGCTGGCTATGCCTTGTTCTTGGCGATTAACGCTGGTTTGGCGGATGTCCAGCGTCGTGACAATCACCAGCGCTTAGCTGCCTCCTTGATCCTGCAGCTCAGGGGTGCAACACCTCCTGCTTTGCCTTTGGAAAACGAGACGTTGCAGATTCGCCTGCATTCCGAGGGGCCTGATTTGCTCCCTCAGCAGCAATCACTTGCGGAAGGACAGCAGTGGCTGGTGAGTCGTCGTCGCGTTTCAACAGCGCAGGGCGATTGGCAGTGGTTGGAACTGCGTCAAAACATCACTCATTCCCTAGCCCAGGAGCGCTTCAGCCAGCTTTCGTTGCTCGCGCTGGCTGGTGGGTCAATCTTGTTGACCTTTGTTTTGTTGCGTCTTGTACATCGCCGTGAACTGGTGTTGCCGCTTCAAGAGCTTGATCATCAGTTCCAGACTCTTGATGCTGACAATCTTGGTGATCATTTGCTCGATCCGGATCATCAGCCGCATGAGTTGCGCCCAATCGCCTTGGCTTTCAACAACCTGCAGGAACGCCTGGCTGTCGAGTGGAAGCGTGAGCGCAGCTTTGTTGATGGAGTTGCCCATGAGCTGCGCACGCCCATCACATTGATGTCTGGCCACGCCCAACGTCTTCAGCGGCATCCGCTCCCACTTGAGTTACAACGCTCCATCTCGGTGGTTGCCTCAGAAGCCAAGCGGATGGGGGTGACT
The Synechococcus sp. CC9311 DNA segment above includes these coding regions:
- a CDS encoding HAMP domain-containing sensor histidine kinase produces the protein MQSAALLSVIAGYALFLAINAGLADVQRRDNHQRLAASLILQLRGATPPALPLENETLQIRLHSEGPDLLPQQQSLAEGQQWLVSRRRVSTAQGDWQWLELRQNITHSLAQERFSQLSLLALAGGSILLTFVLLRLVHRRELVLPLQELDHQFQTLDADNLGDHLLDPDHQPHELRPIALAFNNLQERLAVEWKRERSFVDGVAHELRTPITLMSGHAQRLQRHPLPLELQRSISVVASEAKRMGVTITMLRDLSRATAGRLDLKLENLDVDEQLLIAYERLSLVADGRLLLPTPLSTTSTTLIGDHCRVQECLDALVKNALLYSEGPVCLEASLEEDCCVLHVLDSGCGTSSSERSFELQRFRRGTSSAGSRGSGIGLSLVDALLKAMDGSLQIADVPGGGADCQMRFRRSFSPASP
- a CDS encoding type IV pilin protein, with product MNPLNSRMQLALINRKKSRNLLEKGFTLVELMIVIVIVGILSAVALPNFLSQTDKAKATEAKSVSSSYLKQIYAAYQEGGLSAANSAIGTGSIPCPADTRYFTFSCPDPENADTNQIIATGNTTSGSLSESTITSSVYLTAQNAVTGSSGSGVEGEAGYQAPTPDIPALSSGTIVIGNPEAGKS